A window from Populus trichocarpa isolate Nisqually-1 chromosome 3, P.trichocarpa_v4.1, whole genome shotgun sequence encodes these proteins:
- the LOC7461343 gene encoding probable WRKY transcription factor 26 isoform X1 produces the protein MYPALPPFRFSIKATIYEIHPMETDQEGREEQDTDRGGQRLVLPEDGHGWKKYGQKFIKKIGKFRSYFKCQKQNCVAKKRVEWSNPDYIRIWYEGSHNHASSIQGTSSSAAANQYSLYAQVFGSDQPAASRTHHQDA, from the exons ATGTACCCGGCCCTACCGCCCTTTAGATTCTCCATCAAAGCCACTATATACGAGATTCATCCAAT GGAAACTGATCAGGAGGGTAGAGAAGAGCAGGATACAGATCGAGGAGGGCAGAGATTGGTGCTGCCAGAAGATGGGCATGGATGGAAGAAATATGGCCagaagttcataaaaaaaattggaaaattccg GAGCTATTTTAAATGCCAGAAGCAGAATTGTGTGGCAAAGAAGAGAGTCGAGTGGTCCAACCCTGATTATATTCGAATATGGTACGAGGGATCTCACAATCATGCCTCATCTATACAAGGGACTTCTTCCTCCGCTGCTGCAAATCAGTACAGCTTGTACGCTCAAGTTTTTGGATCAGATCAACCAGCTGCTTCACGCACGCATCATCAAGATGCTTAA
- the LOC7461343 gene encoding WRKY transcription factor 28 isoform X2, whose protein sequence is MSEASSTRETSMETDQEGREEQDTDRGGQRLVLPEDGHGWKKYGQKFIKKIGKFRSYFKCQKQNCVAKKRVEWSNPDYIRIWYEGSHNHASSIQGTSSSAAANQYSLYAQVFGSDQPAASRTHHQDA, encoded by the exons ATGAGCGAAGCTTCTTCAACCAGAGAAACCTCCAT GGAAACTGATCAGGAGGGTAGAGAAGAGCAGGATACAGATCGAGGAGGGCAGAGATTGGTGCTGCCAGAAGATGGGCATGGATGGAAGAAATATGGCCagaagttcataaaaaaaattggaaaattccg GAGCTATTTTAAATGCCAGAAGCAGAATTGTGTGGCAAAGAAGAGAGTCGAGTGGTCCAACCCTGATTATATTCGAATATGGTACGAGGGATCTCACAATCATGCCTCATCTATACAAGGGACTTCTTCCTCCGCTGCTGCAAATCAGTACAGCTTGTACGCTCAAGTTTTTGGATCAGATCAACCAGCTGCTTCACGCACGCATCATCAAGATGCTTAA
- the LOC7463566 gene encoding probable serine/threonine-protein kinase PBL16: MGNCCCRREPSVYNEKSESPKDQSPSGRPTKDDRKLPSNPEEVEDLRRDSAANPLIAFTFAELKLITGNFRQDHLLGGGGFGSVYKGLITEDLREGLQPLQVAVKVHDGDNSYQGHREWLAEVIFLGQLSHPNLVKLIGYCCEDEQRVLIYEYMSRGSVENILFSRVLLTLPWSIRMKIAYGAAKGLAFLHEAEKPVIYRDFKTSNILLDQDYNAKLSDFGLAKDGPIGDKTHVSTRIMGTYGYAAPEYIMTGHLTPRSDVYSFGVVLLELLTGRKSLDKSRPAREQNLTDWAIPLLKEKKKLLKIVDPRLEGDYPIKGVHKAAMLAYHCLNRNPKARPLMRDIVDSLEPLLEPEDVQNEKPVLTVIHGVADGQLKGKEGSM, translated from the exons ATGGGAAATTGTTGTTGTAGAAGGGAGCCTTCTGTTTACAATGAAAAATCAG AGTCTCCGAAAGACCAAAGTCCATCAGGAAGACCCACAAAGGATGATAGAAAGCTACCTTCAAATCCAGAAGAAGTAGAGGACCTGCGTCGTGATTCAGCGGCAAATCCATTGATTGCTTTTACGTTCGCTGAACTAAAATTAATCACTGGAAATTTTAGGCAAGATCATTTGCTGGGCGGAGGAGGATTTGGGAGTGTTTATAAAGGGCTCATTACAGAGGATTTGAGAGAGGGGCTTCAGCCCCTTCAAGTTGCCGTTAAGGTTCATGATGGTGATAACAGTTACCAGGGCCATAGAGAATGGCTG GCAGAAGTCATATTCCTGGGGCAGCTTTCTCATCCAAACCTGGTGAAATTGATTGGATATTGCTGTGAGGACGAACAACGGGTTCTGATATACGAGTATATGTCTCGGGGAAGCGTGGAAAACATCCTGTTCTCAA GAGTATTGCTTACTCTTCCATGGTCAATTAGAATGAAGATTGCATATGGTGCAGCAAAAGGACTTGCCTTTCTACATGAAGCTGAAAAACCTGTCATCTATCGCGATTTTAAGACATCTAATATTCTCTTAGAccag GACTACAATGCAAAGCTCTCTGACTTTGGCCTTGCAAAAGATGGACCTATAGGAGACAAAACTCATGTTTCCACTCGCATAATGGGGACTTACGGGTATGCGGCACCTGAATATATAATGACAG GCCATTTGACTCCAAGAAGTGATGTATACAGTTTTGGTGTTGTTCTTCTTGAACTTCTGACAGGAAGAAAATCTCTAGACAAATCACGACCAGCCCGTGAGCAGAACCTAACGGACTGGGCTATTCCTTTGcttaaagagaagaagaaattgctCAAAATCGTGGATCCTAGATTAGAAGGAGACTATCCTATTAAAGGAGTTCACAAGGCAGCAATGCTAGCTTATCATTGCTTGAACCGAAATCCGAAAGCAAGGCCTCTAATGCGAGATATCGTTGATTCCTTGGAACCTTTACTGGAACCTGAAGATGTTCAGAACGAAAAACCTGTGCTCACTGTGATTCATGGCGTCGCAGATGGCCAGTTAAAGGGAAAAGAAGGTTCAATGTAA